A genomic window from Salmo salar chromosome ssa23, Ssal_v3.1, whole genome shotgun sequence includes:
- the LOC106584546 gene encoding uncharacterized protein, producing the protein MEPAAVEPIPTTVSSLLGVPGLITWDGDEANDAEVIGGIRPKSSPLPRRRSANDLKDCELELTPSSSRRVSFADALGLNLVKVKEFDSWDITIPLNFNAMEGEKEVEEYYLSSLYTPSPSQEAMALRVQEQKLELESIELLHQTTILRGVVRVLNVSFDKMVYIRTSLDAWATHFDLLAEYIPGSSDGDTDCFSFKLTLVPPFGEKGTRVDFCLRYETPVGTFWANNSDQNYVMFCHQKIKEPKEKPQKDTSGRRKSILKAISHEFPCDENWSSTNAESSDVHNCGGKMASVNTSESQSGALQDDRQNLMIESSRNSSRRNRRKAARLAKVRDYFTQREDETQEKEKGAVEPSQIPQESTFPQEKLSKRPEVQPLPPQGRKGFGLQATDSLSTCKMSPGIPDSTSWQESVKPEKIDPTFRSAPAELRGKQASLIPSSESDSTDQPAAVSQNGDTSVSSVEGSALMQMEMEKGGSAISTDITHSDNIVRLKNSTAVPVPGSQTNSFMFGNVVAPPYCQGFGRVESGSPSFTHRGNRTSDQLHEGDSTACTAQSYPSTEEVETHSCVSADTRGTPEDKPVDQQGSLKSNPEHFSSGLSTEKESEPKLLSEEAGGLLRTHTALNTAAALRAQILNVSSGVQGSEENILPPQTQMHQDSKLSQTQTPLPNTTPSQTPVDTALSQTQTLIDATQGSFQQSQTEMGSKHVSAEMTLRGASCGYERSDESHEMENPLSANTDEWSTSPFTEIVDTPIAMLEPVDADPKDFTSMTETEEKITTEHQNFAVPCTDTLEEETSGTALKDDSIVIKEWTSLEKLMMRKQTDKVKDELSFEVSNTLCNEDKRHSIDNEDYDDVDGEMSNYVRYDYDKDTDKGSKFKEEDIHKEVELVMMNNKKYLVLTKKEIDASDRQPFLKKNQIVKDWEGTVEEEEEDMVGEYVEEYEWEIEEEEIVVEEEMVVGTKELEEIGEVEETEEEVEKEKEEIMIREKIEGMVKEGEEVVKREGEMEKEMEEVVVEEEMEDLEEEDVKWIEWEEEEIVEEEEEEIVEEEEIVEEEKEEEIVEEETADVEVKEIVVDDQNELVDEFSMNMDNMNEGEGGKSTNVKVTEKSSPEDNTLMTNEVSNPCHKEAINDVRLDTKHPGGEEMESINGEGESYIQSDTSASGKEGEGEGEEDHASTVSLSEDEMELYMHSLRAMQKLRNKDLALSLGKRPCISRRGSKPSMTSISESVDEEHLSNQEDQPDTETVEHQPTSTLPLVEGGQDSTRSNIMWWRESFSWHNPSKTLLYTILFVVFFFAAYH; encoded by the exons ATGGAGCCTGCTGCAGTCGAACCAATACCCACCACGGTCAGCAGCCTCCTGGGTGTCCCAGGGCTCATCACCTGGGATGGGGATGAGGCGAACGACGCGGAGGTGATCGGTGGCATCAGGCccaagtcctctcctctcccacggAGAAGGAGCGCCAATGACTTAAAGGACTGTGAGCTCGAACTCACCCCATCCAGCTCTCGGAGAGTGTCCTTTGCGGACGCCCTCGGCCTAAACCTGGTGAAAGTGAAAGAGTTTGACTCGTGGGACATAACAATTCCGCTGAACTTCAATgccatggagggagagaaagaggtagaggaaTACTACTTGTCCTCGTTATACACTCCTTCACCATCCCAAGAAGCCATGGCCCTGAGAGTTCAGGAGCAGAAGCTAGAGCTGGAGAGTATTGAGTTACTCCACCAGACTACAATACTAAGGGGGGTGGTACGTGTTCTCAATGTCTCCTTTGATAAGATGGTGTACATCCGCACCTCTCTGGATGCCTGGGCCACGCACTTTGACCTGCTGGCAGAGTACATACCAGGGTCCAGTGATGGAGACACTGACTGCTTCTCATTCAAGCTCACCCTGGTGCCCCCCTTTGGGGAAAAGGGGACCAGAGTGGATTTCTGTCTCCGGTACGAGACCCCGGTTGGGACTTTCTGGGCCAACAATAGTGACCAGAACTATGTGATGTTTTGTCACCAGAAAATCAAGGAGCCTAAAGAGAAACCACAAAAAGACACAAGCGGGCGCAGGAAAAGCATCCTGAAAGCCATCAG TCATGAGTTTCCCTGTGATGAAAACTGGTCGTCAACCAATGCTGAATCTTCAG ACGTACACAACTGTGGAGGAAAGATGGCTAGTGTGAACACTTCTGAGTCTCAGTCAGGAGCACTCCAAGATGATCGTCAGAACTTAATG ATTGAGAGCAGCCGGAACTCCAGCAGAAGAAACCGGCGAAAGGCAGCACGATTGGCGAAGGTGCGGGACTACTTCacccagagagaggatgagacccaagagaaagagaagggagcaGTGGAACCATCACAGATCCCACAGGAAAGCACATTTCCACAGGAAAAGCTTTCAAAAAGGCCTGAGGTACAACCACTGCCACCACAGGGCAGGAAAGGGTTTGGGCTGCAGGCAACAGATTCTCTGTCTACGTGCAAAATGTCTCCTGGTATCCCAGACAGCACGTCTTGGCAGGAGTCAGTGAAACCTGAGAAAATAGACCCAACATTCCGATCAGCCCCAGCAGAGCTGAGAGGGAAACAGGCCTCACTGATCCCCAGCAGCGAGTCAGATTCAACTGATCAACCTGCTGCTGTGAGCCAAAATGGTGATACGTCTGTTTCCAGTGTGGAGGGAAGTGCTCTGATGCAGATGGAAATGGAGAAGGGTGGATCTGCCATCAGCACAGACATAACACATTCAGATAACATTGTCAGGTTGAAGAACAGCACAGCAGTCCCAGTCCCAGGCAGCCAGACCAATAGCTTTATGTTTGGTAATGTTGTGGCCCCACCATACTGTCAGGGGTTTGGTAGAGTGGAGAGTGGGAGTCCGAGCTTCACCCATAGAGGGAATCGAACAAGTGATCAATTGCATGAAGGGGATTCAACAGCCTGCACAGCCCAGAGTTATCCATCCACAGAGGAAGTAGAAACTCACTCCTGTGTTTCAGCTGATACTCGTGGAACACCTGAAGACAAGCCTGTAGATCAACAGGGGTCTCTTAAATCAAACCCAGAACACTTCAGCTCTGGATTAAGTACAGAAAAAGAGTCTGAACCTAAACTTCTGTCAGAAGAGGCAGGAGGTCTTCTCAGGACTCACACTGCCCTGAACACTGCTGCTGCTCTCAGGGCACAAATCCTCAATGTGAGCTCAGGCGTCCAGGGGTCTGAGGAGAACATTCTGCCTCCTCAGACCCAGATGCACCAGGACAGCAAGCtttcacaaacacaaaccccaTTACCAAACACAACACCTTCACAAACTCCAGTAGACACAGCACTTTCACAAACACAAACTCTGATAGACGCAACACAAGGCAGTTTCCAACAGTCACAAACTGAAATGGGGTCAAAGCATGTCTCTGCTGAGATGACTCTGCGGGGGGCCAGTTGTGGATATGAGAGATCTGATGAGTCACATGAAATGGAGAACCCTCTCTCAGCCAACACAGATGAATGGTCAACAAGCCCATTCACAGAAATAGTAGACACACCTATAGCCATGCTAGAGCCTGTGGATGCTGACCCAAAAGATTTCACTTcaatgacagagacagaggaaaagaTCACCACTGAGCACCAAAACTTTGCTGTGCCCTGTACGGACACACTGGAGGAAGAAACCAGTGGGACAGCGTTGAAAGATGATTCCATTGTCATTAAGGAATGGACATCATTGGAGAAATTAATGATGAGAAAACAAACAGATAAAGTGAAGGATGAACTATCATTTGAAGTGTCAAACACTTTATGCAATGAAGACAAACGGCATTCTATTGACAACGAGGATTATGATGATGTAGATGGAGAGATGTCAAACTATGTGAGGTATGATTATGATAAAGACACTGACAAGGGCTCAAAGTTCAAAGAAGAAGATATTCATAAGGAAGTTGAACTGGTAATGATGAACAATAAGAAGTATTTAGTTCTTACAAAGAAGGAGATAGACGCAAGTGATAGACAACCATTTCTAAAGAAAAATCAAATAGTAAAAGACTGGGAGGGGACtgtggaagaggaagaggaggacatgGTGGGGGAATATGTGGAGGAGTACGAATGGGAAATAGAAGAAGAGGAGATAGTTGTGGAAGAGGAGATGGTGGTTGGGACAAAGGAGttggaggagataggagaggtggaggaaacagaggaggaagtggagaaggagaaagaagaAATTATGATACGGGAAAAGATAGAAGGAAtggtgaaggaaggagaggaggtggtgaagagagagggggaaatggAGAAAGAAATGGAGGAGGTGGTAGTTGAAGAAGAGATGGAGGAtttagaggaggaggatgttaagTGGATAgagtgggaggaagaggagattgtagaggaagaggaggaggagattgtagaggaagaggagattgtagaggaagagaaggaggaggagattgTAGAGGAAGAAACTGCAGATGTAGAAGTAAAGGAAATTGTAGTAGATGATCAAAATGAGTTGGTAGACGAGTTTAGCATGAACATGGACAATATGAATGAGGGTGAGGGTGGTAAGAGCACAAATGTGAAGGTCACAGAAAAATCAAGCCCAGAAGATAATACATTAATGACGAACGAAGTGTCAAATCCTTGCCACAAAGAAGCTATCAATGACGTAAGGCTGGACACCAAGCATCCTGGAGGTGAAGAAATGGAATCTATCAATGGAGAAGGGGAGTCCTACATTCAATCGGATACATCTGCCAGTGGGAAAGAGGGTGAAGGGGAGGGCGAGGAGGACCATGCTTCCACAGTGTCTCTGTCAGAGGATGAGATGGAGCTGTACATGCACAGTCTAAGGGCAATGCAGAAGCTACGAAACAAGGACTTAGCCTTGAGTCTTGGGAAACGGCCCTGCATAAGCAGAAGAGGCAGCAAACCGTCCATGACGTCCATCAGTGAGTCTGTGGATGAGGAGCACCTGAGCAACCAGGAAGAtcagccagacacagagacagtggagCATCAGCCTACAAGTACACTGCCCCTAGTGGAGGGAGGGCAGGATAGCACCAGGAGCAATATAATGTGGTGGAGAGAATCATTTTCTTGGCATAATCCCTCAAAAACACTGTTATACACCATCCTGTTTGTAGTGTTCTTTTTTGCTGCATACCATTAG
- the ticam1 gene encoding TIR domain-containing adapter molecule 1: MLEMDREAHAEDEPRRGTGLVDAFKILSKVPYERQLSLTFKLGDSLAEELVHAMSLICLGKRSEALNKLQALGDNNIIAKHLAEKMRMCGVKLEALTVSIGPFQECTVGTLADLARIFKVLAEERLCDSSLRDLAYQTVLATYKNSSEESSESEYIQMQLREEANRVCGPQIEDTVGGMCFPKDSSSGLCSIPPLDQGSTALRKSGFPNQTGSGHSPPSSLRDDTSICSYPSHLEISVSETVGFKTSNIPSQPPPMNLEPVQSPVPHYGTNTGEEGAFKYFSRVTSRDIPPTQNVPKPVKGKMDRVTSVAVSCEHRTGSEEVRVSPLSPVNFTPAHTKFNNPESPNAHSKPCPKNNLVPPSNTNRPTFHPTTTEPVSASFPLKTPNQKMEEEEVFFSFVILHAAEDVDMAEKLKEELESIVGGEGATFSQNFAIPGRNTLMCVEDAINNSAFTILMLTRNFNTRLLEVETSSVLMNAIENLHKYNTVIPFLPQENRMPRENMPKVLRIFIPLEEGNAFEKKAKRAMAPANIAKQRRLWLSEQAVRAQVRRQERLRQEERFQMDLIRGQETERMQRYLLQQQRSNQPSTPAMPHFTAPFLGSTPINVSNMSVTPPQHEWSHPAGNIHIQNARYVMFGNDSKMTVGQGGDSSGDEEDRF, translated from the coding sequence ATGTTAGAGATGGACAGGGAAGCTCATGCAGAAGATGAGCCCAGACGAGGGACTGGGTTAGTGGATGCCTTTAAGATCCTCTCTAAGGTCCCATACGAGAGACAGCTAAGCCTGACTTTCAAGTTGGGTGATAGCCTGGCCGAGGAGCTGGTACATGCCATGTCTCTCATCTGCCTGGGGAAGAGGTCAGAGGCACTGAACAAGCTCCAGGCTTTGGGGGACAACAACATCATTGCTAAACATCTGGCTGAAAAGATGAGAATGTGTGGAGTCAAGTTGGAGGCCTTAACAGTGAGTATTGGTCCTTTCCAAGAGTGTACCGTGGGCACCTTAGCAGACCTAGCGAGGATTTTCAAGGTGTTGGCTGAGGAGAGGTTGTGTGACTCATCTCTGAGGGATTTGGCTTACCAGACAGTTCTAGCCACATACAAGAACAGTAGTGAAGAGAGTTCCGAATCAGAATACATACAGATGCAGCTGAGAGAAGAAGCCAACAGGGTCTGTGGGCCTCAGATTGAGGACACAGTTGGTGGGATGTGTTTCCCTAAGGACTCCTCATCAGGTCTTTGCTCCATCCCGCCACTGGACCAAGGGAGCACAGCTTTACGAAAATCAGGCTTTCCCAATCAGACAGGAAGTGGTCACAGTCCGCCGTCCTCCCTACGGGACGACACCTCCATATGTTCCTACCCTTCTCACTTGGAGATCAGTGTATCCGAAACAGTTGGCTTTAAAACGAGCAACATCCCATCGCAGCCTCCTCCAATGAATTTGGAGCCTGTACAATCACCTGTTCCACATTATGGTACAAATACAGGAGAGGAAGGTGCATTTAAATACTTTTCCAGGGTTACGTCTCGGGATATACCACCCACACAAAATGTGCCTAAGCCTGTTAAAGGAAAAATGGACAGAGTTACAAGTGTTGCAGTGTCTTGTGAACACAGAACGGGGTCAGAGGAGGTGAGAGTTTCACCCCTTTCTCCTGTCAATTTCACTCCAGCTCACACTAAGTTCAATAACCCTGAGAGTCCAAACGCACATTCCAAACCATGTCCAAAAAATAACCTTGTGCCTCCCTCAAACACCAATAGGCCAACTTTTCATCCAACTACCACTGAACCAGTGTCAGCAAGTTTTCCATTGAAAACCCCAAATcagaagatggaggaggaggaagtgtttTTCTCCTTTGTCATCCTGCACGCAGCAGAGGATGTGGATATGGCTGAGAAGTTAAAAGAGGAACTAGAGTCTATAGTTGGTGGTGAAGGAGCAACCTTCTCTCAGAACTTTGCCATCCCAGGCAGGAACACCCTCATGTGTGTGGAGGATGCCATCAACAATTCCGCCTTCACTATCCTGATGCTTACTCGCAACTTCAACACCCGTCTGCTGGAGGTAGAAACCAGTTCTGTGCTCATGAATGCCATTGAGAATCTGCACAAGTACAACACTGTCATCCCTTTTCTGCCACAGGAGAACCGTATGCCCCGAGAGAACATGCCCAAAGTTCTGAGGATCTTTATTCCGTTAGAGGAAGGTAATGCCTTTGAGAAAAAGGCAAAAAGGGCCATGGCTCCAGCAAATATTGCTAAACAGAGGAGATTGTGGTTGAGCGAGCAGGCAGTGAGGGCGCAGgttaggagacaggagagacTACGACAAGAGGAAAGGTTTCAAATGGATTTAATTCGTGGTCAGGAGACAGAAAGAATGCAGAGATATTTGTTGCAACAACAACGTTCCAATCAACCCTCGACTCCCGCAATGCCTCACTTTACTGCTCCATTTTTAGGAAGTACACCtataaatgtgtccaatatgtcagtGACACCACCGCAACATGAGTGGAGTCACCCAGCAGGAAACATCCACATCCAGAATGCTCGCTATGTCATGTTTGGGAATGACTCTAAAATGACTGTCGGACAAGGAGGGGACAGCAGTGGGGATGAAGAGGACAGGTTCTAA
- the bet1l gene encoding BET1-like protein, which produces MYLVSTSIIFPPQSLHPNSAVVSTGFRKFAGTSTAKMADWNRGQGAVDDMLDAENKLLADNLASKVSRLKSLAYDIDKEAEDQNSYLDGMDSNFLSATGLLTGSVKRFSGMVRSGRDNRKILCYVSVGLVFVFFLLYYLIYRVQN; this is translated from the exons ATGTACCTTGTCAGTACATCCATAATCTTTCCCCCACAGTCATTGCATCCTAACAGCGCAGTGGTTTCAACCGGCTTCCGTAAATTTGCTGGTACGTCAACAGCCAAGATGGCGGACTGGAATCGAG GACAAGGTGCTGTTGACGATATGTTGGACGCGGAAAACAAGCTTCTGGCTGACAATTTGGCGTCCAAAGTTTCCAGATTGAAATCG CTTGCCTACGACATTGACAAAGAAGCTGAAGACCAAAATTCATATTTGGATGGTATG GATTCCAATTTTCTGAGTGCTACAGGACTGTTGACTGGCAGTGTGAAGAGGTTCTCTGGCATGGTGCGATCTGGAAGAGACAATCGCAAAATCCTCTGCTATGTCTCAGTAGGACTGGTCTTTGTCTTCTTCCTGCTCTACTATCTCATCTACAGGGTCCAGAACTGA